One region of Clostridia bacterium genomic DNA includes:
- a CDS encoding undecaprenyl-diphosphate phosphatase, with translation MEWFLGVILGIIEGITEWLPISSTGHMILFNEFVKNKGFTSGDLFLYVIQLGAILAVVTMYFKKLNPFALSKTKEEKMDTWQMWFKVIVACLPAAVIGLLLNDYMDSIENWQIVSAMLIVYGVGFILVENMNKETKITTMNDMTYKTALLIGLFQVLSIIPGTSRSGATILGAMLIGCSRNIAAEFSFFLAIPVMFGVSFLKIITFDGTLSASDIGVLLLSMVVAYIVSLCAIKFLTDFVKKHDFKVFGWYRIVLGLIVIAVFLIR, from the coding sequence ATGGAATGGTTTTTAGGTGTTATTTTAGGCATCATTGAGGGCATAACCGAATGGTTGCCCATAAGCTCTACCGGGCATATGATTTTATTTAATGAATTTGTAAAAAACAAAGGCTTTACATCCGGTGATTTATTCTTGTATGTAATACAATTGGGTGCAATTTTGGCGGTTGTTACCATGTATTTTAAAAAACTTAATCCGTTTGCCTTGTCTAAAACGAAAGAAGAAAAGATGGATACGTGGCAAATGTGGTTCAAAGTCATTGTGGCGTGCTTACCTGCTGCCGTAATTGGTCTTCTGCTGAACGACTATATGGACAGTATCGAGAACTGGCAGATTGTATCTGCAATGCTGATTGTTTATGGTGTCGGCTTTATTCTTGTTGAAAATATGAACAAGGAAACTAAAATAACCACGATGAATGACATGACCTACAAAACCGCACTTTTGATTGGTTTGTTTCAGGTGTTGTCTATCATTCCGGGTACCTCCCGCTCGGGTGCAACTATTTTAGGGGCAATGCTGATTGGCTGCTCCAGAAATATTGCGGCAGAATTTTCCTTCTTTCTGGCAATCCCGGTTATGTTTGGTGTAAGCTTTTTGAAAATCATCACCTTTGACGGTACACTTTCAGCTTCTGATATCGGTGTATTGCTTTTAAGCATGGTGGTAGCCTATATTGTATCTCTGTGTGCAATCAAGTTCTTAACTGACTTTGTTAAAAAGCATGATTTTAAAGTGTTTGGCTGGTACAGAATTGTTTTAGGACTAATTGTGATTGCCGTATTCTTAATTCGATAA
- a CDS encoding recombinase family protein, whose protein sequence is MVALYLRLSKDDGRKKESESIENQREFLMDYCKKNGISEYRVFSDDGYSGLYFERPAFQEMLKTPGLDTVITKDLSRLGRDYIKTGYYIENYFPMHGIRYIAVNDNIDTFSNQDEMLGFRAVINDMYAKDISKKVRTALHTKMKTGKFIGSKAPFGYEKRDGMLCVNEKEARTVREIYRQFLFGESMCGIARNLTRQGVQAPGGELWNDVTIRNILQNPTYAGHLTQHRTERMSYKLKKRQILPSSEWFTVLKTHEGIVTDKVFHAVKNKLTIRR, encoded by the coding sequence ATGGTTGCGTTGTATTTACGGCTTTCTAAAGATGATGGCAGAAAAAAAGAGTCTGAAAGTATTGAAAATCAAAGAGAATTTCTTATGGATTATTGTAAAAAGAACGGCATTTCGGAGTATCGGGTGTTTTCGGACGACGGATATTCCGGACTCTATTTTGAACGTCCTGCCTTTCAGGAAATGTTAAAAACACCCGGATTAGATACGGTCATCACTAAGGATTTATCACGTCTGGGACGTGATTATATTAAAACGGGTTATTATATCGAAAACTATTTCCCGATGCATGGCATTCGATATATTGCGGTAAATGATAACATTGATACTTTTTCCAATCAGGATGAAATGTTGGGATTCCGTGCAGTTATAAACGATATGTATGCAAAAGATATTTCCAAAAAAGTGCGTACAGCATTACATACAAAAATGAAAACCGGGAAATTTATCGGCAGTAAAGCACCTTTCGGTTACGAAAAACGGGACGGGATGCTTTGTGTGAACGAAAAAGAGGCGAGAACCGTACGGGAAATTTACAGACAGTTTTTGTTCGGCGAAAGTATGTGCGGTATTGCGAGAAACCTTACAAGGCAAGGTGTTCAGGCACCGGGCGGAGAGCTGTGGAATGATGTAACGATACGGAATATACTGCAAAATCCGACGTATGCAGGACACCTGACACAGCACAGGACCGAAAGAATGAGTTATAAGCTAAAAAAAAGACAAATTCTTCCGTCATCCGAATGGTTTACAGTATTGAAAACGCATGAGGGGATTGTCACAGACAAAGTCTTTCATGCAGTTAAAAATAAATTGACAATACGGCGCTGA